The Solirubrobacter pauli sequence CGGACCGGCCCACGATGCACGGCACCTCGACCACGGCGCGCTCGTCCAGGAACGGCAGCGCGCTGCGGTTGGCGGTGTTGAGGATGAGCACCTCGCGCGTGTTGTTGACGATCGCGTCCACGACCGCCATCGCCTCGCTCTCGTAGCCCGAGTTCTCCTCGATGTCGTGCTCGCCCTCCTGGCCGGCGGCGGCGCGCGCCTCGGCCATGTAGGTGCGCTCGCGGTCGTGACGGGTGGCCCGCCAGTCGGCCAGCGCGGCCGGGGCGTCGGCGCCGTTGCGGGCGTAGAACTCGCGCTGCTGCTGCAGCAGGAACGACCCGCGGGAGCCGCCGCCGCGGATCGCGTTGACGGTGTCCGCGGCGTAGTAGAAGTAGTAGAGGTACTCGTTCGGGAGCATCTCCAGGCTGCGCAGCCAGTCGCCGCCGAACAGCCGGCCCTCCTCGAAGCGCTCGAGCGCCGCGTCGTCGGCGAGCAGCTCCTCCAGCAGCGGCGCCCCCGTGCCGTCGCGCACGTCCTTGAGCCAGCCGAGGTGGTTGAGCCCGAAGTAGTCGAACCAGAGGGCCTTGGGGTCGCGGCCCATGATCGCGGCGACGCGCCGGCACATGCCCGAGGGCGAGTCGCAGATCCCGACGACCTTGTCGCCGAGGATGCGCTGCGTGGCCTCGGTGACCATGCCCGCCGGGTTCGTGAAGTTGATCAGCCAGCCGTTGGGCGCGTGTGCGGCCATCGTCTCGGCGAGCTTGGTCATCACCGGGATCGTCCGCAGCGCGAAGCAGATGCCGCCCGGCCCCGTCGTCTCCTGGCCGAGGACGCCCATCCCGAGCGGCACGTCCTCGTCGATCACGCGACCCTCGAGCTGGCCGACGCGGATGGCGCAGAACACGAAGTCCGCGTCCCGCACCGCGTCCACCAGGTCCGTCGTCGTGCGGAACGGC is a genomic window containing:
- a CDS encoding 6-phospho-beta-glucosidase, with protein sequence MKLTIVGGGGFRVPLVYGALLDRKERLGLDEVVLYDVDDSRQDRIGHVLDGLAAEKGVQLPFRTTTDLVDAVRDADFVFCAIRVGQLEGRVIDEDVPLGMGVLGQETTGPGGICFALRTIPVMTKLAETMAAHAPNGWLINFTNPAGMVTEATQRILGDKVVGICDSPSGMCRRVAAIMGRDPKALWFDYFGLNHLGWLKDVRDGTGAPLLEELLADDAALERFEEGRLFGGDWLRSLEMLPNEYLYYFYYAADTVNAIRGGGSRGSFLLQQQREFYARNGADAPAALADWRATRHDRERTYMAEARAAAGQEGEHDIEENSGYESEAMAVVDAIVNNTREVLILNTANRSALPFLDERAVVEVPCIVGRSGPVPVAVGEVPAHAASLISTMKDVERTTIDAALSGSEQLAIKALALHPLVPSVNTAREIFDGYRRRLPELAEAFAA